The following proteins come from a genomic window of Methanosarcina sp. MTP4:
- a CDS encoding hydantoinase/oxoprolinase N-terminal domain-containing protein, whose translation MAYSLGIDAGGTYTDSILIRDSDGAVVGSNKALTSYPDPLEGITNSIDGLDPEKLKEITLVSVSTTLATNAILEKTGFPVGLVLVGDYEIPRDSGIENYIMVKGGHDSHGNEIEPLDLERVRGFILRLKDRVAAFAVSSYFSVRNPDHELQVKALVKELTGLPVVCGHELAQSLGAYERGVTAYLNAQLLPVAESFLETVVGEIERRGINSRVAMLRCDGSVVRMQEAMKKPIESVFSGPAASLLGASYLSKQETCAAIDVGGTSTDVSLIYKGLPYLSETGAVVGGWQTKVRALRMETSAMGGDSHVWVQGSNTSIGPRRVIPLCRAAVLYPDFMHTLKKRWIPDRLKLNEHIQATKFFVRTGRKPIELSGEEKELLTLIGDEPKSLNDVYWDRKILPSRRVMDSLIQKRLVQAIGFTPTDALHVLGDYDEWDSEASVIGATLLANFVGVDKYEFCTNVKRLFARNMAKDLLAFLMEGVDKAEIEKVLEGNFFSRFKVDVPVVLLGGPVRAYLEELKELIDAEILLPEYSDVGNAVGALVGKGIKRAEISIRTMYSESKYDLRTKGIFVYTPVGRRHFLTRKEALEYAEGFGRKLILDYMAESGLSPEQIEINIERKDISVYSGGVPLETKLIFEGISKSDVYEKAVGEKETVTT comes from the coding sequence ATGGCATACAGTTTAGGCATTGACGCCGGCGGAACCTATACGGACTCAATTTTAATCCGGGACTCGGACGGCGCTGTCGTTGGCTCGAACAAGGCACTTACAAGTTACCCTGATCCTCTGGAAGGGATTACGAACTCAATCGACGGGTTGGACCCGGAAAAACTAAAGGAGATTACCCTGGTCTCGGTTTCCACCACCCTTGCAACCAACGCTATCCTGGAAAAGACCGGATTTCCGGTCGGGCTGGTCCTGGTAGGGGACTATGAAATCCCCCGGGACTCCGGGATTGAGAATTATATTATGGTTAAGGGGGGGCACGACAGCCACGGGAACGAGATCGAGCCCCTTGACCTTGAGAGAGTCAGGGGTTTCATACTCAGGCTTAAGGACAGGGTTGCGGCTTTTGCGGTATCTTCCTATTTCAGCGTCCGAAACCCGGACCATGAACTGCAGGTAAAAGCCCTGGTCAAAGAGCTGACAGGGCTTCCCGTGGTCTGCGGGCACGAACTTGCCCAGTCCCTGGGAGCCTACGAAAGGGGAGTTACGGCTTACCTAAACGCCCAGCTTCTGCCGGTAGCCGAAAGCTTCCTGGAAACCGTAGTGGGTGAAATCGAAAGGAGAGGAATCAATTCAAGGGTTGCCATGCTTCGTTGTGACGGTTCGGTCGTTCGCATGCAGGAAGCCATGAAAAAACCCATCGAATCGGTCTTTTCAGGCCCTGCGGCAAGCCTTCTCGGGGCGTCCTACCTATCAAAACAAGAGACATGTGCCGCAATCGACGTCGGAGGGACAAGCACTGACGTTTCCCTGATTTACAAGGGGCTTCCCTACCTGAGCGAAACGGGAGCCGTTGTAGGGGGCTGGCAGACCAAGGTCAGAGCCCTCCGGATGGAGACCTCGGCAATGGGCGGAGACAGTCACGTCTGGGTCCAGGGCAGCAATACCAGTATAGGTCCCCGCAGGGTCATTCCCCTCTGCAGGGCTGCAGTACTTTACCCGGACTTCATGCACACCCTGAAAAAGCGCTGGATCCCCGACCGCCTGAAACTGAACGAGCACATCCAGGCAACAAAATTCTTTGTCCGGACAGGGCGAAAACCCATAGAACTGAGTGGAGAAGAAAAGGAACTCCTGACCCTGATAGGAGACGAACCCAAATCCCTGAACGATGTCTATTGGGATCGGAAAATCCTTCCGTCCAGACGGGTGATGGACTCCCTGATCCAAAAGCGGCTGGTCCAGGCAATTGGCTTCACCCCCACAGACGCCCTCCACGTACTCGGGGACTACGACGAGTGGGACTCCGAAGCCTCGGTCATAGGGGCAACCCTGCTTGCAAACTTTGTGGGGGTGGACAAGTACGAGTTTTGCACTAATGTAAAACGCCTCTTTGCCCGGAACATGGCAAAAGACCTCCTTGCTTTCCTGATGGAAGGAGTGGATAAGGCCGAAATTGAAAAAGTGCTTGAAGGAAACTTCTTTTCCCGCTTTAAGGTGGACGTCCCCGTCGTGCTCCTGGGAGGGCCTGTCAGGGCTTACCTGGAAGAACTCAAGGAACTAATTGATGCCGAAATCCTGCTCCCCGAATACTCGGACGTCGGAAACGCTGTGGGAGCCCTTGTCGGAAAAGGCATCAAACGGGCCGAGATATCCATCCGGACCATGTACAGCGAGTCAAAGTACGACCTCAGGACAAAAGGGATCTTCGTATATACCCCGGTGGGAAGAAGGCATTTCCTTACAAGAAAAGAAGCCCTGGAATATGCCGAGGGCTTTGGGAGAAAGCTGATCCTTGACTACATGGCCGAGTCCGGGTTGAGCCCCGAGCAGATCGAAATCAACATCGAAAGAAAGGACATCTCAGTCTATTCTGGCGGAGTCCCCCTTGAGACCAAACTCATTTTCGAGGGGATTTCGAAGTCCGATGTGTATGAAAAAGCCGTAGGGGAAAAAGAAACTGTGACTACCTGA
- a CDS encoding DMT family transporter, whose product MPITVLKTNNPSSTLILSCVLFGLVGIFVKGINGMGTAPILFYRLFFGFATILTYLIAAGRFEGFHLGNKKSYLFLLGVLNTVTMFSYFSAMKYSSIPVAVLLLYTAPVYVTLLSPFLLKEKITARSMIALTLSLAGILLTVNPGHMGIGTVASGEEGTYFLGLLFGLLSGFSFGCSILTVNHLKSDYSGTSQLLWSTLVGLLLLLPFGVSVPGEVLFENLGRLVPLGIITTAVGTLLYMNGIVHIRAQTAAVLCLMEPVSSIFFGCTLLGDPLQANTLFGCCFILCGGLLVSLKGSIPLPGKNRLFRLSRRRRPGLFQTFMPPRPGKL is encoded by the coding sequence ATGCCCATAACAGTTTTAAAAACTAATAACCCTTCCTCAACACTTATATTGTCCTGTGTTCTCTTCGGACTGGTTGGAATATTTGTAAAAGGTATAAATGGGATGGGAACAGCCCCTATTCTCTTTTACCGCCTTTTTTTCGGATTTGCGACAATTTTAACATATCTTATAGCTGCAGGAAGGTTTGAAGGGTTCCATCTCGGAAATAAAAAATCTTATCTCTTCTTGCTCGGGGTTCTGAACACTGTAACCATGTTTTCTTACTTTTCCGCAATGAAGTACAGCAGTATTCCAGTAGCAGTGCTCCTTCTTTACACCGCTCCGGTCTACGTGACCCTTCTCTCCCCGTTTCTCCTCAAGGAAAAAATCACGGCTCGAAGCATGATTGCCCTGACTCTTTCCCTGGCCGGAATCCTGCTTACGGTAAACCCCGGGCATATGGGCATTGGGACCGTGGCGTCCGGGGAAGAAGGCACTTATTTCCTGGGCTTGCTTTTCGGGCTGCTTTCAGGCTTTTCCTTCGGCTGCTCAATCCTTACCGTCAACCACCTGAAATCGGATTATTCGGGCACTTCACAGCTGTTGTGGTCCACCCTGGTAGGACTGCTCCTGCTCCTCCCCTTCGGGGTTTCGGTGCCCGGGGAAGTGCTTTTTGAAAACCTCGGGAGGCTCGTGCCCCTGGGCATCATTACTACGGCAGTCGGAACACTCCTCTACATGAACGGAATCGTCCACATCAGGGCGCAAACCGCAGCCGTGCTGTGCCTCATGGAACCGGTAAGCAGTATTTTCTTTGGCTGCACCCTCCTCGGGGACCCGCTTCAGGCAAACACCCTATTTGGCTGCTGCTTCATCCTTTGCGGAGGACTGCTTGTAAGCTTGAAAGGCAGTATCCCTCTGCCCGGAAAAAATAGATTATTCAGGCTGTCACGAAGGCGCAGGCCGGGTCTTTTCCAGACCTTCATGCCCCCGAGACCGGGGAAGCTTTGA
- a CDS encoding pyruvoyl-dependent arginine decarboxylase, translating to MIPKKAFLTKGTGVHKDKLASFELALRDAKIEKYNLVSVSSILPPNCKVVSKEEGLKELRPGAIVHCVLARNETNEPERLTTAAIGTAVPVNENNYGYISEHHSFGEDEETAGEYAEDLAATMLATTLGIEFDVDSAWHEREQVYKASGHIFDTMHMCQTARGAKGGKWTTVVAAMVFVTEFTY from the coding sequence ATGATCCCTAAGAAAGCTTTTCTGACCAAGGGCACCGGAGTTCACAAGGACAAATTAGCCTCCTTCGAACTTGCCCTTAGGGATGCAAAGATTGAGAAATACAACCTTGTAAGCGTTTCAAGCATATTACCTCCTAATTGCAAAGTTGTTTCCAAAGAGGAAGGTCTAAAAGAGTTAAGGCCGGGGGCTATTGTCCACTGCGTGCTTGCCAGAAATGAGACGAATGAACCGGAACGCCTAACAACCGCAGCCATAGGCACCGCGGTCCCGGTTAATGAAAACAACTACGGTTATATTTCGGAACACCACTCCTTCGGAGAAGATGAGGAAACCGCAGGAGAATACGCAGAAGACCTGGCCGCAACCATGCTGGCTACGACTCTTGGAATCGAGTTTGATGTGGATTCGGCCTGGCATGAAAGGGAACAGGTGTACAAGGCAAGCGGTCATATATTCGATACGATGCACATGTGCCAGACTGCAAGAGGCGCCAAAGGCGGGAAATGGACCACCGTTGTGGCTGCAATGGTCTTCGTAACAGAATTTACATACTAA